The following is a genomic window from Bactrocera tryoni isolate S06 chromosome 2, CSIRO_BtryS06_freeze2, whole genome shotgun sequence.
GAAATACTTCGTTTTGGGCTTTACAGTAAAAGTGTACACTCTGAATCTGCGGAAAACAAACCTAGTTCTTTGGGACAGAATTGTTATGCCTTAGCTAAAAAAAGCTAACGCAGCAACATGCCTCTCACAATCTTCTTTGAAAGTTTATTTACCACTTTTGTTACAAATGTTATTAATGCAATACtgaatatatacatgcatagtATGTGTGTGGAGTGTggattaaaataaagaaaaatattctcaatttgaattgcacTATGCCAAATGCGTGTGTATGTTGTGTATGAGGAAATAACCCCGGATTTGCTTAATTCAAGGGGAAAATGTTGAATATTTAAAGAAAGTATTGGTTATCTGAAACGCCTACGAGTATTGTTAGTTAATAACTTCTGTTTGCTGTTGCAAGTTATGGGTGAAGTATCAGTAAGCCAAAACAGCTAGTTCTGTATAATTAAAAGTTCGCTTAAGCTAGCCATTTACTACGTTACTTTTACTTCACTACTAGTATTAACAATAATTCCATCTTGTCAGTCGACTGTCTTGTTTCCAagcaactaatattttttaatgatttattaTATGAGAAGATTTCGGTCaaacattaatgaaataaaataatggtGTTATAGTTTTCTATGTAGTTGGAATTTCTGGTTGTGAATTAATAAATTTCGAACCGATATTATTAGCAACCGCTAAATGATAAGATCAGACGCTGGTCGACGACCTAATCCAAAATGCGATATGCATTTAGGTAGAATAGTTATCCAATAAAACGaattgttatacatacatatgtacatacatttttatagttaaaaataatttagtaaaaatttttaaaattattcaatttgtatcagacacacagacatatttatttgtatgtgcatTCAATAATTTTAGATGATGCAAAACTTCAACCTCCCAGGTTTTCCTTTATCAGTATTATTTTTGTTCGGGGTGAAGATTGAAATCTTGTCGTGCGTATGTATATTACAAGTAGGTTCGCTTGTAGTTTCCCTTACGTCGATTGTCAAAtcggttaaaaaatatttaatatattttttactctttGCATTACTGTATCGCTAAGTAATTTAAACAGTTTAAGCACTTGTATGTCACATTTTATGCACAAAAACCGATTTCCACAACACTGCGTAACATTAAAGGTACTCCTTAAAGCAGGCTGTCATTTAGGCAATCGATTGGAAAATTACACCTCTCAAGCGCAAGtaattcataaataaagcaataagCAACTGCCTTTAAACTCTggcactcatatacatatgtatgtatacctgtGTACAAAATGCCACATAAATCACACATAACTGttaatatagtatacatatgtatgcatatgcaccatacctacatatgtacatgcatatgtagtCCGGTAACGATTTTGGCTACAtgcttacatgtatgtatatactatttttgaacTTGATCATTACGGAAATCACTTGCTATATGTAAGTACGTACcggtacatttgtatatacgttTGCTATAGTGAATTGGctttaaaagcaaaatatgaatatttcatGTTGGAAACTagtatttttaacatttcttttatCGAGTTTTAGTTTTAAACCAAACGCGAATGTTGAATACCAATAAcagtttaataaatttacattttcacttagaaaactatttatatcaatatatacatatatatacatatatttaaaaacactttGTGAAGTGACATTTTTGTTAGTATGTaatctgtatatatgtgtagATATGGAATTGGATGTTAAGAGAATTGTTAACTctgtaattaaataattttcagtttttgttttaattgaatatataaatataacaaagaTACCATCTGCGAATCCgactgtatgtttgtatacatatatgtatgttttgtacccaaagataaatatattgcgatagataatttttagtttaaacatTGGCAATATGCGTAAATAAAACTATACATAtgccaaacaattttatttcttagtCAATAGTACGAACttaaataatgtacatatgtccttaccatatactatatacatacatacatccgtaTACGTGAATCTGTATTTGTTTAAATGAACATTTGTTCATTTGTTTAATTGTTGCATATAAGAaggtgcatacatacacatgttcaTCAGTGCAGATGCCGAAAAgaatttttctctatttttgaCGAATTAAGAAAGTATACATGCTGTTTTTGTTAAAAGGTGTTCTGGTACAGAATTAACATACGAACAATTTAGTTTACAAATTCTGAAATGTATGTGCTGCGAAAGTCACGGTATcgaaacaataacaacttgTCGAATGggtacatgtgtgcgtgtgattgTAGGTGTATAAGAGTCAAAATCATTTTCCTTACGTACATagatgcacatacatatatgtatatgtatgtacaaaatacGTATGTGAACACTTACGTAAGTATTTCGTTAGTAAATTTATGCCTTGCAATTTCGaaccaaaaaatcattttcaacCGAAAATTCCTCTCCATTGcgttagtttttgttttaattttgccaTGACTATCATCGATACAAATTCAATCAATATCTATGAGTTCAACAATGTTTTGAAAGCATTTTGGTTATATGCATATGCGGATTGTGTGATTGCAGAATTCGTATGTGTTCGAAAACGCCATAAATCGGATTCAAcaagaatacatatgtacatagtttccGGCATTCGGTTGACCTGAAACGATTCGTTCAATTTGCCGTGGCATTGCTCCAGCAGGTAATAGTCGTTTATTTTCTGATCGGTGGTGGCCGATGCTTTCGAAATAGAAAATACCATAGAAATAAAGCAGATCTAGTCGAATCTGTAAACATACTTATAGTATGTAtgcaatatatttacaaatacaagtGGTATGATATGGTAGGCAAAAAGCATCAAAGTAATAAGGtggaagcttttattttttccctAATGATATAAACAATGCTAAATTCAGCATTCTATGAAAGGACAGTGATTCACATCGCTAcgcttttacaaattttagaGCGTTTCCAAATGCCCATATTATATAATGTTCCTTGCAGGGAAACACGAACTAGTAAAGTTCGATGTTGTTATGTGGACGAAAAGCGTAAGGGTTCAGAACATATGCATTTTCTAATggttttattatacatatgtatatttgtagatGTGTGTATAGGAATAAATTCATATTCATAGAAATATCAGTAAAACTTCATTTATGCACTGGGTTTATAAACTTGTTTTTGAACATCTCGCTTGTAAAAATAAAGCTTAGAGCCCGGGTAAGGACAAAGGATACTTTTTATAagtacaaaatttaagttttaaatcataaatgtgtgagtaaaaatttgcaaatccaTACATGCTTATAATACGAActatactgattttgctcctGAACCaggcattttttgtttttttttttaggacgaACCCGTCAGATATATTTAAAATCACagaaaaaaatggcattgacattttcgtcgtcaaggcattgcggatactttgctagattgtGGGctaaggacgcaaatgcattcataacaagcCAAACGCGATATCTAGCATGAAAATATGGCGGAATAactgaataataaatattttcgaagcattgtACAGAGCAGTGATCcttcctaaaaaataataaaattgcaaaatattggGAAGGGTAGAATAGAGCTGCAaccaaatacacagtgcaatgaaTTAAAACTGACTTAGTAATCATTCGATGAATAATATACCACGCGCATCCCAAAAGACCGATGCcgtaaccttgccagccgattcttttgtctttccacgcttgagaaccgtttcataatatgcagtccactagGCTTACTATCGATTGGATTGGGTTGATTTCACTggtgcacagcccaaattcaacagaattttttatccgaaaaccaatgctttattaacgcacaaaatgctttttgattttttttaatttaacataaattcaCCCGAAATGCTATACCTCCTTAACTAATGGTCATAATCTAAATAacagaaatcatatagatggtattagtagtactacctatgtatgtaacagccacagtaaaacgtggacgggtcctctagtatttgtacaaaattaatGATATTAGCTTTGAATTTATGGAGTATTTCTACAGATCGCCGTATGATACTTAGATTTCCCATGTCCAATCGAAGCACGCACGTAgattaatatacaagtatttgtgCATACACATATCGATATACAGTGGAAAACAAAAGTCCAATATCGACGCATATTACACGTGTCTGAATGCTTTTAggatataataaaaaagttaacatCTGTCCAAATTACTCACATTATTAGCAAAGAGTGTTTTCTCGAGAGTATATGTAGGACTAAACTGAATAGCTAAGcacttcttaattggcgtagacaccgcttacgcgattatagcacTTAGCTAAGCACTTAGCGGAAGGTAATTTGTTAAATGTCTATTTCAGTAAATTTAACTAAATACCAAATTTAGATATTACTTTAACTCGCCAAGTTATGACATTATGAATATATACTGACCGATTTCATCAACTGTGTTAACCCAATTTAATGTATCCTGAATATATCCACAATAAGGCAAAATGGAAGTGGGGAAAATGTGTTATATTTATAGAAGTGGGCTAACACGTAGGCGTCACATGTATTcatgcaaatttaattatttgaaaaattggcGTTAATAATACaactacaaaatttttgaacatttaaaTATGATGTATAAGAAAAGTTGTCTTCCTTAGAGCAAATTTTCAAGACTTATATTTTAACGCAACAAATAATAAGTCATAGTAAAGCAATTATATATTAGATCATTCCAATCAAATAAAAGTACTAATTATTAATAaagtattattaattaataaaatacttaaaaattccATTGATCAAATTGCAGATAACAGCCGAATTATGGATACTAGTGAGCACGAATTGAGTGATATTAgtaagttttacaaaaataaactaCTTTATGTACGGGCTTCGATAGGTACACGcaatttaattgttatttttgtgtaCTTGCGTAGTAacctaaataaataaagaaactcTAAAAACATAGTTTGCTTTCAGTTGAGATCATATCGCCCGAACTGGATGATATTTCAACCTCTTCGAAACCTTACCTTCGTGTTGTAGAGCAGCCTTCGAGAAAACCGATGAGATTTCGGTACAACAGTGAAGGTCGTACAGCCGGAAATATACCTGGTGAGAATTCATTTCAGGAAACCAAAACATTTCCTACTGTCGAAGTCGTAGGCTACGAAGGAAAAGCGCGGATTCTGGTCTCTTGTGTTACAAAGGATAAGCCTTTTCGACAACATCCACATCAGTTGGTAGGTCAGGATTGTAAACATGGTTATTGTATAAGATATGTTGGACCCGATACCCCACTACGTGTCGAACTCAGTAATATTGGAATACGATGtgtaaagaaaaaagaaatttcggAGTCTTTAGAGATGCGTAAAAGTAGGAAAATTGACCCTTTCAAGAGTAAGTGatacatttatacaaatatgagACTAACGCACTTAACTGGAATAtaacaaattgcaaatttttagcTGGGTTTGATCATATAACTGATCCGAATTCAATTGAATTGAATTCATTACGTTTGTGCTTTCAAGGCTTCATAAAGGTTGGGAACGGTTGGAAAGCGCTAAGCCCAGTAGTGTCGGAACCTCTCTATGACCGAAAAGCGAAAAGTGAATTACTCATTAGTCGACTTTGTAGCTGCGCAGCCACTATTGATGGAGGAGATGAAATAATTTTGCTCTGTTCGCAAGTTAATAAAGATGATGTGAAAATTCGCTTCAAAGCGATCGATAACAATCGCGAAGTTTGGCATGCATACGCCGATTTTGAACCGTCCAATGTACATAAACAGACAGCAATTGCATTTCGTACACCACGTTATCCTCAGGCAGATTTGCCAAAAACTGCCAAGGTAAAAGTAAACGatcatacacatgtgtatatacatacatacatatatgtatatggtgtcttcatatatgtttaaacaataattttctttCCTACCTTACAGACATACATTGAGTTGGAAAGACCTAGTTTGGATAAACGGAGTGACGCTTTGGAGTTTGTGTTTCATGATCCAGGTACGCTATCCTTTGCCAGCATGCGTCGCAAACTTAAGCGAAAGCAAGAAGTGGATATATTTCAACATATATTGTCCATGGATAGTGAAACGACTGCAACAAAATACTCTTGCCCCCCTTCTGATATTGATTTCGATTTGGATGATAATGCCACATTATCAACAGAACGCACCGAGAGTACCGTTAGCAAGCAACATAGTTTAGATACACTTAATGAAACCGAAAGTATAGCTATAGCTCGGCGCAGAAGAGAAAGTATTACCGACGGTGATGGAGATATTGAATTTGATAGACCCAATGATATTGAATACGATTTCGAAGCGCCAACCATGAAATGTCAAGCTGTGGATGCAGACACTCAAACATCGACACCAATGGATGAGATACTTAAGCATCCATCACTAATTGAATCGCATTCATTATCCGCAGTCGATAAAATCACTGAATGGATGCACTCTAATGAGTTCGAACGAACCGACAGCTTGACAGTTGAAAACGGTGATACAACTTCAATCAGTCCAATAACAGTATATACCATCATGGCAAGTTTATCAACTAACCACACGACCATATCGACTGCTACTGACGACGACAAAACCATTACTGATCAAATGGATCAAGTGCCCGAACTCGATGATATGGTTACAGAAACAAAATCTCGACGGGGCACATTTGACAGCCCTATGATACAGAACTTGTCATTAGGTGGGTCACCGATTTTCgacaataaatccattgaaacAATGGTGGAGGTAGTCAACACAAGAGGGGAAGAGAATTTTGATGAGGCCccaacatataaaaatttacaaaatactcTAAAAAATCCATTTTCTATTGATTATTTAGACACAAAAACGATTGGAGGAGCTACTAATGACGAACTTGACTTGGTGGTATTGAAAAATCCCCTCGCTCCAAAAATACGGGTAAATGTTGCCCAAACGCCTCCATCACCATCTTCTCCTCCACTACCTTTACCACCCCGTACACCCTCTCCCGGTCCTGAACAAAGCCTTCCTCCAATTCCACCGAAAAGAAAAACTTCACAAGAACTCGGTACAAACTCATCGGTCACACACAGTTCATTGGAACTTTCTCGCACAAGTAGTGTTTCCTCACGACAACCGTCACAAATAATCATTAAACGAACTCCTGATCAAAGTCCAACTAAACGACAAACTACACCCACTTCATCACCAAAGAAACGTCAAGGTTTTTTCTCTCGACTTTTTTCACGGCGCAAAAGTAAAACTGAAATAATGAGTAACGATAAATCCGTAAAAAATCAATCAACCAAAGTGACAACACTTTCTGATAGTAGGGAACCTAGTATTGGAAACTTTTCTATCGGTGAACCGAATCGGTGCTCCCTACGCTCGATTAAGTCTGCAACGCAACAAGTGAATTCCAACTATTTAGATTCCCACAACAACGTTGCTGAACGAAATGAGAGCAATAGAAATGGTAAACCGGTTGGTCGAAGTGTAAGTAGTATTTCTGGCAAGAGACCGGCACATTTAAATACAGACGTAGTTCACATCCCTCTAAAAGGTGAAAACGCTAAGAGTTTACCCTCTCACGAAGGGAAGGCTTTCACTTTTGGTCAGTATTTGGACCGCAGAACTCTTAGTGCTCTTCAATTAGCTGAAATACCCATTTGTGATGGGAAGATGGAACTAGTAGCTATTGCTGATAGACAAAGCATAAAAAATCTATGCGAAGGTGAATTCGGTGTCACGCTCGATCCTGAGGTAGATTTACAAGAGGCCGAACACTTCGCactatatacgagtataccaCCGGAGCGTCAAATCACTGCGAAAAATTCCGATACTGAGTTGCAGGTTTGTACGTCTATGGACGACGAACAAGCCGTAACAGCTGACGAAATCGCCAAACGACTGAACGAAGCAAATAGAATgccaattttttaatacttgtgcaacatttttcaatttaggGAATTGCAATgcaaatattacatatgtataagcatattttcaagatcTGAAAAGATTCATATTTAAAACCACATAAATATTCGAGATGTCTCATATATTTCCATTATAGATCGTTATAAAAGAGAAAGAAAACGTCGGAAGATTAGTGGAGAAAGTCTCATAAATCAGATGAACAAAGATATGggcttaaacttaaattatcaAAGCATTTGTaagttgcattttatttactacacacactttttcaatgaatattttgaaaaatacctTCAAATGCCCTTTTTAAAGCATACGGCTAGGCCAATAACTAtgtatttaaaacaaacaaGCATCTAAAAATATCCATAGACATTTAACATTGGTACTCGGTGACCATCCATTATCTTCTCACCACCCATAGCATACATATTGCGAACATGCATAAACATCTAAACACTTACAGGTGCAAATACTTATGTATCAAATTCGActctaacttaaatatggtaaatatgtaatttacaTAGTATTTTATGTACtgcatttataatttataaaatacatgtatgtaattattGCCATCAAATGAAGGATTCGGTATTCGCGacagatatgtgtacatatgtatgtatgtatatactaatatGTCACAATCATCGAAGGTTTACTGTATTTAACGAATTCGGTACGTTCCAAATTATTGTTAGACAAATCGCAAAAGTTTATGTacttattcattttttattgactCAATCATAATCGAATACCGAATAATGAACcttattatcaataaaaaataaaccattGACTctaatgaatatatgtacatacattgtttatataagtatgtacgtatgtacgtatttatacatacatttttattaaatcagCTTCGCATATCACAAATGTATTGTATAGCATAATGGAAAATAAAGCATATAATCATTAAAAAGTAATTGCAATGATATTCAACATTAATTAGCAACATAATTGAGTACGACTAAATACGTTACCGTTACATTTCGCAGTAAGTCAGTATGTTtccatctatgtatgtatacgtgtaTGTTAATAATatgctttttttcaaatataaatatgattaTAAATAAGTATCTTCACACCATCGtacggtatgtatgtatgtatgtgcatacagaCTTTTATAGTAGTTTTATTGTTATACTCACACATTTATGAATCAAGCActcttaattttgtattttactaATTTGCAAGATCATTAATTTACAATTGTGCATGCACATATCCCTTACTTGCCTATTCACACcactatttttattaatatttgatgttgtaAAGCTTGACATCGAATCAACGCGGCATTAAAATAGTATAcgctttaatattatttctttactCTTTATTCAAGCAATGAATAATACTTTCAACTTGCCTGTCACCACAGTCACACATAACTACCAAATGCTACCGCGATCACAGTTATCGCCAATACCACCACAAAATTGTAATACAACACCGTCGCCTTCCCCCCAGTGTGCTTACACAAATCAACTAAGCACATTAATGCAGGATACCACAATTCAGGCAGCAAATTGTCAAAGGCTTCATGACCTATTTAATGATCGAAAAAACCAAGAACTTGACTACAACACCAGAGACAATATTAACACCAATTACCATTATTTTGGTACTGTACGTAACACTACCAGTGGTGGTTACTTTGAAcgcattaaagaaaaaattgaaatggatAACAAAAGTGACATATCTGGTAATTTCATTGTTTTGTAATCGCACATTTATAAATCAATCACTCTTTATTTCGCATTTTActaatttgaaaaatcattaatttacaaaTGTACATGAACATATCCCTTATTTACTTATTCAcactaaatgtatttttcttacTCTTTATTGAAGCAATGAATAATACTTTCAATTTACCTGTAATCTCAACAACACAACCACATCTAGACATCAAAGATGAGCCAAGTGAGTTACACTTTAACgttcaaaacatttttgaaattatgcatattttccgttattattttttcagtaGGCGCTGCAATGCCAATAAAGTTTACAGCAGTTGAGCAACATTTGGATCCATACAGAAGCAACTACCCAATGTCACCACAGTCACAGTTATCGCCAATGTCACCACAAAATCGTAATGCAACACCGTCGCCTATCTCACCTTCCACCAACGGTGCCTATACAGACCAACTATGCACACTAATGCAGGATAGCACAATTCAGGCAGGAAATTGCCAAACGCTTGATGCCATATTTAATGATCCGGAAAACCAAGAATTTGACTACACCACCAAAGACAACATTAACGTCTACAATGACAACACAAATTACCAAATCACGAACGGACATTATTTTGGTACTGTACGTAACACTACCAGTGGTGGTTGCTTTGAACGTATTAATAATACCGCAGTAGTATGTACCCCTGTTACACATAATATTCAGGTTACAGAGCAACGGCTCCAAAATCCTATTTCAGATAAGGAAGAGATTGAAAGAATTATATTGGATCTCATGCAAACGCCACTAACGCATTCACCTGCTCAATTAACTGATCCCGTGCAAAACAATTGCCAAGATAACgcaaatatcgatttttttaactaattatcACAAATATAAtgagaaattaatatttgttcATGGAATAAGGTTTGAAAATCTTTCTCtactgttttaaaatttaaaagttgacCGGTTAGAATTAGGCATTTTCTaatgaatatatgaatatatgtacatttatatatttttatttatgtatatatttcgaaCAATACACTTAATTATACTTGAGAACTTAActgaataaaaacaaacatatattttattaagtataGACAACACCTCTGTAGTTAATGTGCATATTAGGTGCTTGGCTTTCAACATGTAGATGATACCGTAAGACAATAATAAAGCAAAAGAAATGTgaataaaatgatttatttgtatatatgtttttacaaATACTCAACATTTTCATGGTCCGAATTATATTGATTTAATGAACCTTTTTAAACaagaattttattacaaatctcatgagacattttaatttactaattaaatataactgttatgCGATAATTTTGAactatgaaataaaatgtttgtatattgACTAATAATGTAGAGTCCGGaatgtgatttaaaaaaatgaaaatactgattcgaatatatgtatatttttgatgttataaatTAGACACCGTGCaaatttaagtatgtatgtgcaaggCTTTGAAACTTGATATATTAATTCACGATTAACGACAAAGATACGGTTGACCTAGATCAGCGTTTTTTTCACTCcgcatttcttggaaaaaacGATTGATATCCGCTTCGGTGACAACTTTTTTGGAAGCAgcaaatgtttgtaaatattccTTTAGTTTATCTTTCATGCGGTTATACTCTGTTATAGCGTCTATTTGCTGCACTCGACCAATAGAAGCTAATGCGCGTATACCTTGTTCATATGTAGACTCAATTGCTCCACGTTTTTTACCTCGCTCTTCATAAGACATGGCAGAATCTTCTGGATCTAACAAATACTCCACTTTTTCAGTTTTATAGAGCTCCAAACAATGAACGCATTTACATAAAGCCTCACGCCAGTCACATTTCCAAAATGTAGCTCCTGAAATCAttacaattatacaaatttatgaaatatgcaACTAATTTTCTCTAAGTTTTGCAGAAGATTGGATATGGGTCAAACCAtgtcaagtggtccatgaaaatttcgaaaaatcaccgattttgaaaatgagCAGTTCATTAGAAAggggaccagacgcataccctgagatatgtaaatatttcgtcaaaattcatCGTTGCGCAGCGCGCTCGTGTGCTCTCGACATCTGTGCCGCAAGAAAAGCATAAGCGCATTGCGCAACGATCGATGTGCCATACGTTTAAAGAGCGTTTgggggacaaaaaattcaatatctttggaatggtatgaatgaacacaaaaaaaatttcaattgtttaacaaaaaatcatgtaaaa
Proteins encoded in this region:
- the LOC120769600 gene encoding dorsal-related immunity factor Dif isoform X5 → MENDIMDNSRIMDTSEHELSDIIEIISPELDDISTSSKPYLRVVEQPSRKPMRFRYNSEGRTAGNIPGENSFQETKTFPTVEVVGYEGKARILVSCVTKDKPFRQHPHQLVGQDCKHGYCIRYVGPDTPLRVELSNIGIRCVKKKEISESLEMRKSRKIDPFKTGFDHITDPNSIELNSLRLCFQGFIKVGNGWKALSPVVSEPLYDRKAKSELLISRLCSCAATIDGGDEIILLCSQVNKDDVKIRFKAIDNNREVWHAYADFEPSNVHKQTAIAFRTPRYPQADLPKTAKTYIELERPSLDKRSDALEFVFHDPDRYKRERKRRKISGESLINQMNKDMGLNLNYQSISMNNTFNLPVTTVTHNYQMLPRSQLSPIPPQNCNTTPSPSPQCAYTNQLSTLMQDTTIQAANCQRLHDLFNDRKNQELDYNTRDNINTNYHYFGTVRNTTSGGYFERIKEKIEMDNKSDISAMNNTFNLPVISTTQPHLDIKDEPSAAMPIKFTAVEQHLDPYRSNYPMSPQSQLSPMSPQNRNATPSPISPSTNGAYTDQLCTLMQDSTIQAGNCQTLDAIFNDPENQEFDYTTKDNINVYNDNTNYQITNGHYFGTVRNTTSGGCFERINNTAVVCTPVTHNIQVTEQRLQNPISDKEEIERIILDLMQTPLTHSPAQLTDPVQNNCQDNANIDFFN
- the LOC120769600 gene encoding embryonic polarity protein dorsal isoform X1; translation: MENDIMDNSRIMDTSEHELSDIIEIISPELDDISTSSKPYLRVVEQPSRKPMRFRYNSEGRTAGNIPGENSFQETKTFPTVEVVGYEGKARILVSCVTKDKPFRQHPHQLVGQDCKHGYCIRYVGPDTPLRVELSNIGIRCVKKKEISESLEMRKSRKIDPFKTGFDHITDPNSIELNSLRLCFQGFIKVGNGWKALSPVVSEPLYDRKAKSELLISRLCSCAATIDGGDEIILLCSQVNKDDVKIRFKAIDNNREVWHAYADFEPSNVHKQTAIAFRTPRYPQADLPKTAKTYIELERPSLDKRSDALEFVFHDPGTLSFASMRRKLKRKQEVDIFQHILSMDSETTATKYSCPPSDIDFDLDDNATLSTERTESTVSKQHSLDTLNETESIAIARRRRESITDGDGDIEFDRPNDIEYDFEAPTMKCQAVDADTQTSTPMDEILKHPSLIESHSLSAVDKITEWMHSNEFERTDSLTVENGDTTSISPITVYTIMASLSTNHTTISTATDDDKTITDQMDQVPELDDMVTETKSRRGTFDSPMIQNLSLGGSPIFDNKSIETMVEVVNTRGEENFDEAPTYKNLQNTLKNPFSIDYLDTKTIGGATNDELDLVVLKNPLAPKIRVNVAQTPPSPSSPPLPLPPRTPSPGPEQSLPPIPPKRKTSQELGTNSSVTHSSLELSRTSSVSSRQPSQIIIKRTPDQSPTKRQTTPTSSPKKRQGFFSRLFSRRKSKTEIMSNDKSVKNQSTKVTTLSDSREPSIGNFSIGEPNRCSLRSIKSATQQVNSNYLDSHNNVAERNESNRNGKPVGRSVSSISGKRPAHLNTDVVHIPLKGENAKSLPSHEGKAFTFGQYLDRRTLSALQLAEIPICDGKMELVAIADRQSIKNLCEGEFGVTLDPEVDLQEAEHFALYTSIPPERQITAKNSDTELQVCTSMDDEQAVTADEIAKRLNEANRMPIF
- the LOC120769600 gene encoding dorsal-related immunity factor Dif isoform X4; translation: MENDIMDNSRIMDTSEHELSDIIEIISPELDDISTSSKPYLRVVEQPSRKPMRFRYNSEGRTAGNIPGENSFQETKTFPTVEVVGYEGKARILVSCVTKDKPFRQHPHQLVGQDCKHGYCIRYVGPDTPLRVELSNIGIRCVKKKEISESLEMRKSRKIDPFKTGFDHITDPNSIELNSLRLCFQGFIKVGNGWKALSPVVSEPLYDRKAKSELLISRLCSCAATIDGGDEIILLCSQVNKDDVKIRFKAIDNNREVWHAYADFEPSNVHKQTAIAFRTPRYPQADLPKTAKTYIELERPSLDKRSDALEFVFHDPDRYKRERKRRKISGESLINQMNKDMGLNLNYQSISMNNTFNLPVTTVTHNYQMLPRSQLSPIPPQNCNTTPSPSPQCAYTNQLSTLMQDTTIQAANCQRLHDLFNDRKNQELDYNTRDNINTNYHYFGTVRNTTSGGYFERIKEKIEMDNKSDISAMNNTFNLPVISTTQPHLDIKDEPIGAAMPIKFTAVEQHLDPYRSNYPMSPQSQLSPMSPQNRNATPSPISPSTNGAYTDQLCTLMQDSTIQAGNCQTLDAIFNDPENQEFDYTTKDNINVYNDNTNYQITNGHYFGTVRNTTSGGCFERINNTAVVCTPVTHNIQVTEQRLQNPISDKEEIERIILDLMQTPLTHSPAQLTDPVQNNCQDNANIDFFN
- the LOC120769600 gene encoding dorsal-related immunity factor Dif isoform X6, with translation MENDIMDNSRIMDTSEHELSDIIEIISPELDDISTSSKPYLRVVEQPSRKPMRFRYNSEGRTAGNIPGENSFQETKTFPTVEVVGYEGKARILVSCVTKDKPFRQHPHQLVGQDCKHGYCIRYVGPDTPLRVELSNIGIRCVKKKEISESLEMRKSRKIDPFKTGFDHITDPNSIELNSLRLCFQGFIKVGNGWKALSPVVSEPLYDRKAKSELLISRLCSCAATIDGGDEIILLCSQVNKDDVKIRFKAIDNNREVWHAYADFEPSNVHKQTAIAFRTPRYPQADLPKTAKTYIELERPSLDKRSDALEFVFHDPDRYKRERKRRKISGESLINQMNKDMGLNLNYQSISMNNTFNLPVTTVTHNYQMLPRSQLSPIPPQNCNTTPSPSPQCAYTNQLSTLMQDTTIQAANCQRLHDLFNDRKNQELDYNTRDNINTNYHYFGTVRNTTSGGYFERIKEKIEMDNKSDISAMNNTFNLPVISTTQPHLDIKDEPIGAAMPIKFTAVEQHLDPYRSNYPMSPQSQLSPMSPQNRNATPSPISPSTNGAYTDQLCTLMQDSTIQAGNCQTLDAIFNDPENQEFDYTTKDNINVYNDNTNYQITNGHYFGTVRNTTSGGCFERINNTAVIRKRLKELYWISCKRH